One Mycolicibacterium rufum genomic window, TCGTCGACAGTCATCGGGTCACCCCCATCTCCTGAAGGCCCAGTCTCAGGGCGCGCATGGCGTAGTGCAGTCGCGACTTCACGGTGCCCTCGGGGATGCCGAGGTCGGCGGAGATCTGCGCTGTCGTCCAACCCTGGTAATACGCCCGCCGGACCACGGCGCGGTGCTCCTCGGACAGCTGGCCCAGGGCGGTGCTCAGCAGGATCCGGTTCAGCGCCGTGTCGACCTCCTCGGCGGAAGCGCGGTCGGCGACGTCGTCGGGTACCGGTTCGGACGCCTCGTTGCGGAAGCGGGCGCTGCGCCGCTCGTCGATGATCATGTTGCGGGCCACCGTGAACAGCCAGGCCCGCGCCGAGCGGTCCGCGTCGGCGGTGACATGCGGATGGCGCCAGGCCTTCAACAGCGTCTCCTGCACCACGTCCTCGGCCCGCGCCCGGTCGCCGGTGAGCCGCAGCGCATAACGCCACAGCGCATCGGCATGTTCGTCGTAGAGCACGCGCATCATCGCGGCCTCCGCATCGTCCATTCCCCAACCTCCGTCTACGACACGGTGTCGGTGACGATCCGGTTCACTCCAGGGTCAGAATCCTCGGACCGTCGTCGGTGACCGCAACGGTGTGCTCCCAGTGTGCGGCCCGGGAGCCGTCCGTGGTGACCACTGTCCAGTCATCGTCGAGAACCCGCGTCCTGGTGGTGCCCAGCGTCAGCATCGGTTCGATCGCCAGGACTGAGCCGGGCGCGAGGTGCGGACCCCGCCCCGGTGCGCCCTCGTTGGGCAGGAACGGGTCCATGTGCATCTGCCTGCCGATGCCGTGCCCGCCGTAGCCGGCGACGATGCCGAAGGCACGATCGTGACGCTTCTCCGCGGCGCGGGTACCGGCCTCGATGGCGTGCGAGACGTCGGTGAGCCGGTTGCCGGGCACCATCGCGGCGATGCCCGCCTGCATCGACTCTCGGGTGGCGTCCGAGAGCGCCGCATCGGCCGGGATCAGCGCGCCGACACCGAAGGTGATCGCCGAGTCGCCGTGCCAGCCGTCGAGGATGGCGCCGCAGTCGATCGACACCAGGTCACCGGAGGCGAGCAGTTCGTCGGCCGACGGGATGCCGTGCACGACGCGTTCGTTGACCGAGGAGCAGATGGTGGCCGGGAAGCCGTGGTAGCCGAGGAACGACGGGATGCCGCCACCGTCGCGGATCACGGCCTCGGCGACCGCGTCGAGTTCGAGTGTCGAGACCCCCGGCGCGGCGGCCTCGCGCACGGCCCGCAGCGCCGCGGCGACCAGGGCACCCGCGGCGGCCATCGCGTCGAGTTCCCCGGCGGTGCGCTGGGGAACGACCTTGCGGCTGCGCAGGCCGGGCAGAGAGACCATCTAGCGGCCGAGCGCCTTGAGTGCCCGGGTGAAGACCTCGTCGAGCTCGCCGACGGCGTCGACGGTCGTCAGGGTCTCGCTGTAGTAGTCGAGCAACGGGGCGGTCTCGTCCCGGTACACCCGGAACCGGTTGCGGATGACGTCCTCGGTGTCGTCGGCGCGGCCGCGACCCTTGAGCCGGGACACCAGCTCCTCCTCGGGCACCCGGAACTCGAGCACGGCGTCGAGCGACAGGTCACGCTTGGCGAGCATCTGGTCCAGCGCCTCGGCCTGCTCGACCGAGCGCGGGAAGCCGTCCAGGATGAACCCGGCCTTGGCGTCCTCGTCGTCGAGTCGATCGTCGACCAGAGCGTTGGTCAGCGAGGCCGGGACCAGGTCACCGGCGTCGAGGTACTTCTTGGCTTCCACGCCGAGCTCGGTGTTGTTGCTGATGTTGTAGCGGAACAAATCACCGGTCGAGACGTGCGGCACCCCGAGCTTGTCTGCCAGCTTCTGCGCCTGCGTTCCCTTGCCCGCACCGGGCGGTCCCAACAACACGATTCTCACTTGAGGAACCCTTCGTAGTTGCGCTGCATGAGCTGGCTTTCGATCTGCTTGATGGTGTCGAGTGCGACGCCGATGGCGATCAGCACGGCCGTACCGCCGAACGGCAGGTTCTGCACCGACCCGGTGTTGCCGATCTCCAGGAACAGGTTCGGCAGGACCGCGATGATGCCCAGGTAGATCGAGCCCGGCAGCGTGATGCGGGACAGCACGAAGCGCAGGTAGTCCGCGGTGGGCTTGCCGGGCCGGATGCCCGGGATGAACCCGCCGTACTTCTTCATCTCGTCGGCGCGTTCGTCGGGGTTGAACGTGACCGAGACGTAGAAGTACGTGAAGAACACGATCAGGCCGAAGTACAGCGCGATGTAGACCGGGTCGGCCGGGTTGGTCAGGTAGTCGGCGACGAACGTCTGCCACCAGCCGGTGCCGGGGTTGTCGCTGGCGCTCTGGATCAGCTGGGTGATCAGGTGCGGGATGTAAATCAGCGACGACGCGAAGATCACCGGGATGACGCCGGCCTGGTTCACCTTCAACGGCAGGTAGGTCGACGTGCCGCCGTACATCCGCCGACCGACCATCCGCTTGGCGTACTGCACCGGGATGCGGCGCTGCCCCTGCTCGACGAACACCACGCCCACGATGATGATCAGCGCCGCGATGCAGACCAGCGTGAACACCATGCCGCCGCGGCCGTCGAGGATGGTCTTGCCCTCGCTGGGGATGCGGGCCGCGATGCCGGCGAAGATCAGCAGCGACATGCCGTTGCCGACGCCGCGCTCGGTGACCAGCTCGCCCATCCACATCACCAGCGCCGAACCGGCGGTCATCACCAGCACGATGATCACCAGGCGGAACAGGTTCATGCCCTCGCTCTGGCCCTGGATGATGTCGAGCGTGCAGCCCTGCAACAGCCCGCCGTTGGCCGCCAGCGCGACGATCGACGTGGACTGCAGGATCGCCAGCGCGATCGCCAGGTAGCGGGTGTACTGCGTGAGTTTCGCCTGGCCCGCTTGTCCCTCTTTGCGCAGCTGCTCGAAGCGCGGGATGACCACGCCGAGCAGCTGCACGATGATGCTCGCCGTGATGTAGGGCATGACCCCGACCGCGAACACGGACAGCTGCAGCAGCGCGCCGCCGGAGAACAGGTTGATCAGCGAATAGATCTGTGCGGAGTCACCGCCGCTGACCTGGGCGATGCACTGCTGCACGTTGGGGTAGTTCACCCCGGGCGACGGGACCGTGGCACCGACCCGGTAGAGGATCACGATGCCCAGCGTGAACAGGATCTTTCGCCTCAGGTCGACTGTCCGCAGTGATGAGATGAAAGCCGAGAGCACTCTTTCCTCCTGCACGGCCGGGTCGATCGCGGCGTGCTCTTTGGCTGGCGTGACCAGCGTCGGTTAAGTCTTGTGCGCGACGGCCCCGGCAGGCAACGGGCCTGCGCAGGTCACGCGATTGGAACAGTCTACGAGACTAACAGTTGCATCTTCGTTGGCCCGAATCCCGTGACCGCAGGAATGCGAAAGCCTGCGGTCAGGTTCGAGGAGTACAGTCGCCACCGGAGCTTGGTTAACCCAGCTAATTAATTTGTGTCCCCGAGAGGAGCCATCGATGGCACGCAGTGACAACGACACCTGGGACCTCGCGTCCAGCGTGGGTGCGACGGCGACGATGGTCGCCGCGGCGCGCGCCGTGGCGTCCAAGGCCGACCAGCCGGTGATCAACGATCCCTTCGCCGAACCCCTGGTTCGCGCGGTCGGCGTGGACTTCTTCACCAAGCTGGCCTCCGGCGAGCTCACCCCCGCCGACCTGGACGCCGGCGACGGCGCCGGCTCCCCGGTGGGCATCACCCGCTTCGCCGACGGGATGGCCGCGCGCACCCGATTCTTCGACGACTTCTTCGCCGACGCGGTGGCCGCCGGGGTGCGCCAGGCCGTCATCCTGGCCTCCGGCCTGGACGCCCGCGGCTACCGGCTGGACTGGCCGGCCGACATGGTGCTCTACGAGATCGACCAGCCCGAGGTGATCGCCTTCAAGCAGCAGACCCTGGCCGGGCTCGGCGCCCAGCCGAGCACCGAGCTGCGCACCGTCGCGATCGACCTGCGCCAGGACTGGCCGGCCGCGCTGGCCGCCGCCGGCTTCGACGCGACTCGGCCGACCGCGTGGATCGCCGAGGGCCTGTTCGGCTACCTGCCGCCCGACGCGCAGGATCGACTGCTGGACCAGATCGACGAGCTCAGCGCCCCGGGCAGCCGGCTGGCCGCCGAGGGGGTGCCGTCGCACCACGACGCGGATTCCGAAGAGTTGCGGGAGAAGATGAAGGACTCGACCGATCTGTGGCGCAGCCACGGCTTCGACCTCGACTTCTCCGAGCTGGTCTTCCTGGGTGAGCGCGCCGAGGTGAGCGAGTACCTGCGCGGCCACGGCTGGACCGCGGACGGCACGCCCACCAACGGCCTGCTGGTCCGCTACGGCCTGCCGCCGATGGACCCGGACCAGGGCTTCGCCGACGTCGTCTACGTCAGCGCGGCGAAGTAGGCGGCCCGGCGATGGCGCGCGCCGAGGGCGACCGGTGGGATCTGGCGTCCAGTGTCGGGTCGACGGCGACGATGGTCGCCGCCGCGCGGGCTGTCGCCAGCCGTGACCCCGACCCGCTGATCGACGATCCGTACGCGGCCCCGCTGGTGCGCGCGGTCGGCATCGACTTCTTCACCAAGGTCGTGGACGGGACGCTGTTGTTCGCCGACGCCGACGAATCCGGGGCGGCCCGGCTGATGACCGACGTGATGGCCGTGCGCACCCGGTTCTTCGACGACTTCTTCCTCGATGCCGCCGCTGCCGAGGTCCGGCAGGCCGTCATCCTGGCCTCCGGCCTGGACTCGCGCGCCTACCGGCTGCCGTGGCCCGACGGGACGACGGTGTACGAGATCGACCAACCGCAGGTCCTCGAGTTCAAGACCGCGGCGCTGGACGGGATCGGCGCCTCCCCCGCCGCACACCGTCGGGCCGTGGCCGTCGACCTGCGTGACGACTGGCCGGCCGCCCTGCGCGCCCACGGGTTCGACGACACCGTGCCGACGGCGTGGAGCGCCGAAGGCCTGCTGGTGTACCTCCCGCCCGACGCGCAGGACCGTCTCTTCGACGCCGTCAGCGCGCTGTCGGCGCCGGGCAGCCGGCTGGCCACCGAGTACCACCCGGACGCCGGCGCCTCCCTCGGCGAGCGGACCCGAGCCCTGCGCGCGCAGTGGTCCGATCACGGATTCGACGTCGACGTCGCGGACCTGTTCTACCCCGGGGAACGCACTCCCCCGGCGGAGTACCTGACCCGGAAGGGCTGGCAGGTCAGCACCCGGACCCGACCCGAGGTGTTCGCCGGCTACGGACGCACGTTCGGCGCCGGCGAGGCGCTGGCGCCGCTACGGGACTCGCTGGCGCTGACGGCGGTGAAGGCATGAGCCGCACCGACGGCGACACCTGGGATCTCGCGTCGAGTGTCGGAGCCACCGCGACGGCGGTCGCGGCGTCGCGGGCGGTCACCAGCCGGGGATCCGACCCGCTGCTCGACGACCCCTACGCCGATCTGCTGGTCGAGGCCGTCGGCGTCCCGCACTTCGTCGCGCTCGCCCGCGGGGAGACCGACTTCCCTGATGACATGCGCGCGAACATCGCCGTGCGCACCCGGTTCTTCGACGACGTACTGACCGACGCGACCGCGGCCGGTGTCCGGCAGGTGGTGATCCTGGCCTCGGGCCTGGACACCCGCGCCTACCGGCTGCCCTGGCCCGACGGCACGACGGTATTCGAGCTCGACCAGCCCCGCGTCATCGACTTCAAGACCCGGGTGCTCACCGAGGCCGGGGTCACAGCCGCCGCGAACCGGGTCGCCGTCGGGGTCGACCTGCGCGACGACTGGCCGACAGCGTTGCGCGACAACGGCTTCGACACCTCCGCACGCACCGCGTGGATCGCCGAGGGTCTGCTGGTCTACCTGCCGCCCGAGGCCCAGGACCGGCTGCTCGACCACATCACCGCATTGTCCGCGGCGGGCAGCGTGCTGGCCACCGAGCACATGGACCCGAAGGCGCTGACCGGCGAGTGGGCCAAGGAGCTCAGCGCGCGCAGCCGCAGGCACGGCAGTGACATCGACCTGTCCGCGCTGTTCTACACCGGACCCCGCACCGCGGCGGGCGACCACCTGCGCGAGCACGGCTGGCAGGTGACCGTGCTGCCCACCGACCAGGCGTACGCTGCCCACGGTTTCGATCCGCCGGCCGACCATCTGATCGCGATGGTCGGCGATTCGGGATACCTGACCGCTCAACGCCTTCGGGGGTAGCCATGGCACGCACCGGCAGAGAAGACCGCGACTCGTGGGACCTGGCGTCCAGCGTCGGGACGACGGCGACGATGGTCGCCGCGGCCCGGGCGATGGCGAGTGCGGCGCCCGGAGCCCTGATCGACGATTCGTTCGCCGCACCGCTGGTGCGTGCGGTCGGCATCGACTTCTTCACCAGGATGGTCGACGGCGACCTCGACCTGTCGGCATTCGGCGACGACGTCTCCCCTGAGCGGGCCGAGGCGATGATCAACGGAATCGCGGTGCGCACCCGGTTCTTCGACGATTGCGCGCTGGCGTCGACCGCCGCGGGAGCCCGCCAGGTGGTGATCCTCGCCTCGGGTCTGGACGCCCGCGCCTACCGCCTGGCATGGCCCGACGGCACCGCCGTGTTCGAGCTCGACCAGCCCGACGTGATCTCGTTCAAGACCTCGACGCTGACCGAACTCGGTGCCCGGGCCACCGCGACGCGCCGGGCGATCGCGGTCGACCTGCGTGACGACTGGCCGCAGGCGTTGCGCGACAACGGGTTCGACCCGAGCGTCCGCACCGCCTGGCTGGCCGAGGGGCTGCTGATCTATCTGCCGCCCGAGGCGCAGGACCTGCTGTTCGACCGCATCACCGCGCTGTCGGCGCCGGGATCCACGATCGCCACCGAGTACGTGCCCGGGATCGTCGACCTCGACGCCGAGAAGGCGCGGGCCGCGTCGGCGCCGCTGCGCGAGCACGGCCTCGACATCGACATGCCCTCGCTCGTCTACACCGGGCAGCGCACACCGGTGACGGACTATCTGCGGTCGATCGGCTGGCAGGTCACCGGCACGCCGCGCGACGAGCTGTTCGCCCGCTTCGGACTGCCGATGCCCCCCGACGCCGAACCCGACGGTCCTCTCGGCGAGGTCGTCTACGTCAGTGCGGAACTCAGTAGCGACTCGCGCCCAGCCACAGCACGTTGACGCCGGTGAGCGAGCGCTGCGACTGATCGACCACCT contains:
- a CDS encoding class I SAM-dependent methyltransferase, whose protein sequence is MARAEGDRWDLASSVGSTATMVAAARAVASRDPDPLIDDPYAAPLVRAVGIDFFTKVVDGTLLFADADESGAARLMTDVMAVRTRFFDDFFLDAAAAEVRQAVILASGLDSRAYRLPWPDGTTVYEIDQPQVLEFKTAALDGIGASPAAHRRAVAVDLRDDWPAALRAHGFDDTVPTAWSAEGLLVYLPPDAQDRLFDAVSALSAPGSRLATEYHPDAGASLGERTRALRAQWSDHGFDVDVADLFYPGERTPPAEYLTRKGWQVSTRTRPEVFAGYGRTFGAGEALAPLRDSLALTAVKA
- a CDS encoding SAM-dependent methyltransferase, with protein sequence MARTGREDRDSWDLASSVGTTATMVAAARAMASAAPGALIDDSFAAPLVRAVGIDFFTRMVDGDLDLSAFGDDVSPERAEAMINGIAVRTRFFDDCALASTAAGARQVVILASGLDARAYRLAWPDGTAVFELDQPDVISFKTSTLTELGARATATRRAIAVDLRDDWPQALRDNGFDPSVRTAWLAEGLLIYLPPEAQDLLFDRITALSAPGSTIATEYVPGIVDLDAEKARAASAPLREHGLDIDMPSLVYTGQRTPVTDYLRSIGWQVTGTPRDELFARFGLPMPPDAEPDGPLGEVVYVSAELSSDSRPATAR
- a CDS encoding SAM-dependent methyltransferase; protein product: MSRTDGDTWDLASSVGATATAVAASRAVTSRGSDPLLDDPYADLLVEAVGVPHFVALARGETDFPDDMRANIAVRTRFFDDVLTDATAAGVRQVVILASGLDTRAYRLPWPDGTTVFELDQPRVIDFKTRVLTEAGVTAAANRVAVGVDLRDDWPTALRDNGFDTSARTAWIAEGLLVYLPPEAQDRLLDHITALSAAGSVLATEHMDPKALTGEWAKELSARSRRHGSDIDLSALFYTGPRTAAGDHLREHGWQVTVLPTDQAYAAHGFDPPADHLIAMVGDSGYLTAQRLRG
- a CDS encoding adenylate kinase, with the translated sequence MRIVLLGPPGAGKGTQAQKLADKLGVPHVSTGDLFRYNISNNTELGVEAKKYLDAGDLVPASLTNALVDDRLDDEDAKAGFILDGFPRSVEQAEALDQMLAKRDLSLDAVLEFRVPEEELVSRLKGRGRADDTEDVIRNRFRVYRDETAPLLDYYSETLTTVDAVGELDEVFTRALKALGR
- the map gene encoding type I methionyl aminopeptidase: MVSLPGLRSRKVVPQRTAGELDAMAAAGALVAAALRAVREAAAPGVSTLELDAVAEAVIRDGGGIPSFLGYHGFPATICSSVNERVVHGIPSADELLASGDLVSIDCGAILDGWHGDSAITFGVGALIPADAALSDATRESMQAGIAAMVPGNRLTDVSHAIEAGTRAAEKRHDRAFGIVAGYGGHGIGRQMHMDPFLPNEGAPGRGPHLAPGSVLAIEPMLTLGTTRTRVLDDDWTVVTTDGSRAAHWEHTVAVTDDGPRILTLE
- a CDS encoding class I SAM-dependent methyltransferase, with protein sequence MARSDNDTWDLASSVGATATMVAAARAVASKADQPVINDPFAEPLVRAVGVDFFTKLASGELTPADLDAGDGAGSPVGITRFADGMAARTRFFDDFFADAVAAGVRQAVILASGLDARGYRLDWPADMVLYEIDQPEVIAFKQQTLAGLGAQPSTELRTVAIDLRQDWPAALAAAGFDATRPTAWIAEGLFGYLPPDAQDRLLDQIDELSAPGSRLAAEGVPSHHDADSEELREKMKDSTDLWRSHGFDLDFSELVFLGERAEVSEYLRGHGWTADGTPTNGLLVRYGLPPMDPDQGFADVVYVSAAK
- a CDS encoding sigma-70 family RNA polymerase sigma factor, coding for MDDAEAAMMRVLYDEHADALWRYALRLTGDRARAEDVVQETLLKAWRHPHVTADADRSARAWLFTVARNMIIDERRSARFRNEASEPVPDDVADRASAEEVDTALNRILLSTALGQLSEEHRAVVRRAYYQGWTTAQISADLGIPEGTVKSRLHYAMRALRLGLQEMGVTR
- the secY gene encoding preprotein translocase subunit SecY, with translation MLSAFISSLRTVDLRRKILFTLGIVILYRVGATVPSPGVNYPNVQQCIAQVSGGDSAQIYSLINLFSGGALLQLSVFAVGVMPYITASIIVQLLGVVIPRFEQLRKEGQAGQAKLTQYTRYLAIALAILQSTSIVALAANGGLLQGCTLDIIQGQSEGMNLFRLVIIVLVMTAGSALVMWMGELVTERGVGNGMSLLIFAGIAARIPSEGKTILDGRGGMVFTLVCIAALIIIVGVVFVEQGQRRIPVQYAKRMVGRRMYGGTSTYLPLKVNQAGVIPVIFASSLIYIPHLITQLIQSASDNPGTGWWQTFVADYLTNPADPVYIALYFGLIVFFTYFYVSVTFNPDERADEMKKYGGFIPGIRPGKPTADYLRFVLSRITLPGSIYLGIIAVLPNLFLEIGNTGSVQNLPFGGTAVLIAIGVALDTIKQIESQLMQRNYEGFLK